The stretch of DNA TCACGAAGGCGTGGCTGCGCTCCTTCCGGCCGACCATCGCAATGCTCGCTTGCCTGCTATCCAGCAGTTGCGATCCGGGAAAGAAGTGGTCGAGCGGGGATTACGCCGTTTATTCGATTGGCTCCATCGAGGACCAACAGCTTGGCAGGGAGGTCGACAGTGGAAACTACATCGGGCGTGTCGAAGCAACGGTGATCGCCGCGGGTGCCGATGACACGTGGATCGTGGCAGCAAGGAAAGGACCCGATGGAAGCCGGTTGTTCTACTATTTCATGAAGTCGCGGGACGACGGGTTCATGAATGGCGAGGATCTCGTGGAAGGCCCGTTTGACGAAGCGGAGTTTGCGAAAAGGAAGCGGGAATACGCTTTGCCTGAGCTGCAATATTTTTACGGTGGTTCTTAATGGCACCACCATCGAGGAGCCGGGCAGAGACTTGTGACTAGGCGAGGCTGAAGTGCGCCGGTCCGGCAACGTGGTCCGCATCGCTCCGCGTGCGGCGAAGCAGTGATGACGGCGGGCTTTGTTATTGAGGCTTCGGGAAGCCGGTTTTTTCCGAGGGAGAGCTTTTGCCGGTGGCTTGCTTGCAGGCGGGTGATGGTGGCGGGCTTCATCGCTGGCTTCCCTACCGGTGCACCGCACGCGGAGCGATGCGGACCACGATGGCACCCGGTTTCCATCCGCAGTCGGAGACCACTCGGGCCGGTCTATTGACCGGCGCTCCTAGGGGCTGGCGCCCTGGCGGGCCACGATGGCACGGGGTGATGGCGGGCTGTTAGATGCTGATCGGGCGGAATGAATTCCGCGTTCCCAGTCGGGGCGATGCGGACATTCACCTTCATCTCCAGCTTGAAAACTCCCGCTCCCGGTCTATCGCTCCGGGGCCGTGATGGAACTCCCCGCTTGCTCGAATACCGACCGCCTGGAGGCGCTGCGCCGCTATGACATCCTCGATTCGCCGAAGGAGGAGGAATTCGAAAAGCTCGTCCGCCTGGTGACGGAGCTCTTCGATGTCCCGATCGCGGCCATCAGCTTCGTCGATGAGCACCGGCAGTGGTTCAAGGCGGAGGTGGGCCTCTATTGCAGGGAGACGCCGCTGACGTGCTCGATCTGCGCGCATGCCGTGGAGTCGGGGAAGGAGCTCTTCGTGGTGCGCGACGCGAGCTGCGACCTGCGCACGACGGTGAATCCCGCGGTGACCGGCTCGCCGCACATCCGCTTCTACGCCGGGGCGGTGATGCGTTCGCCGGACGGCCACGCGCTCGGCACGCTGCTCATCGTGGACCGCAAGCCCCGCGAGCTGACCGAGGTGGAGGGCCGCCTGCTCCGCACCCTCGCGCGCCACGTGGTGCTGCTCGTGGAGGCCCGGCTTGGTACATCTGCGGCGGGGAATTAGGCATCGCCACCGCGGGGCGGGCCGTTAGGTTCGGCGGCATGAGTCGATATTTTCGCGCGGGTCTCGGTGTGCTCGGTCTTTGCCTCATCTCGCCGGGGGCGGCGGTGACGGTGGAGAATTTCAAGCCGGAGGAGACGGTGCGGCATTCCGTGATCCTGATCCGCGGGACCTCGACGGAGGGGAAGGATGTCAGCGTGAAGCTCACCGCTGCCGACGGCACGACCACCGCCACGCCGGCGATGGCAGCCGGCGGGAAATACAAGGCGCTGGTCGAGCTGTCCTCGGGCGTGAACAAGCTGGAGCTGACCGACACGGGTGCCAGCGAGGCCGCGAGCCTGACGGTGACCTACCAGCCGATGACGAATCCGCATCACGTGCGGCTCATCTGGCTGACGGACAGCAGCGGCGCGACGGACTACGCGGCCCCCGAGGATGGCTTCCCGCAGAACTACGAAGCGCGCGTGCGCACCGCGGCGCTGCTGATGCAGTGCTTCACGGCGGAGCGCATGCACGAGCTGGGCTACGGCCGCCGGACCTTCGCGCTGAAGACCGATGAGAATGGCAAGGTGAAGGTGGAAACCATCAAGTCCCCGCACTCCCGCGAGTACTACCATGGCCAGAAGGACGACCAGCGCTTCTGGAGGGAGACGTATCAATTCCTCAACACCGACCACGCCGATCCCACGGCGAAGAACCTGGTGCTGGCCGCCTTCACGCGGAAGGACCCGGCGACCGGCCGGATGCTGGCGCACACGGCGCTCGGCGGGGGAAACCTGGGGCTCTTCGGTAGCGCGTCCGTCTTCTCGTGGCCGGACTCGCTGGCAAACGTGCAGGCGAGCTTCACCGATGGACGCCGCGTGGATGCCACCCGCGTGCATGACGACAGCGCCGGGCGCAATACCTGGTGGGCGCTCGCCTCGACCACGCTGGGCGCAACTCTGCACGAGATGGGCCACACCTTCGACCTGCCGCACTGCAAGGACCCGCGCTGCATCATGACGCGCGGCTTCGACGGGCTGAACCGCTTCTTCACCTTCTCCGAGCCGTGGCCAAACCGTCCCGCGGGCACTTTCCGCCCGGAGGAGGAGGCGTGGTTCGCGCCGGTGAGCGCGTCCTTCCTGAGGTGGAATCCATGGTTCCAGCCGGACGCACCGCGGCAGCCGGACGGCAAGCCGGAGATCCGCCACCTGGCCGAGCAGCAGTCCGTGGAAATCACCGCGCCCGCGGGCGTGCGCGTGCTCGGCTTCTGGGAGGGCGATGACATCCGCACCTTCCGCGAGTTCCGCGACGAGGCACCGGCGAAGGTGACGATGACCCGCGAGGAGATCCGGAAGCTGGTGGGCGAGCATCAGGTGACCCGCATTTCCGCGATGGACGATGCCGGACGGACCGCGGCGATCCCGCTGAAATTCTGAGGCTCTGGCCTTCCCCCGGCGGCTGGGGAGGACTCCCAGCGGGGGCGTGGAAAAACTTCCGGGACGTGCATCAAGTTGCCTTGCAAACGGGTGCAGCGGGGCGGAGGATTGTGCGTTAGAACCTGACGACACCGACTCCTGCGGTGCGCGTCGGGCCAGGCCATTTCCTTCCTCATAGCCCCGCTCCATGCACGCCCACGCTCCTGAAGAAAAGCTCGTCCCGCACCGCCTGGTCAAGGCACCCACCGGCATCAAGGGCTTCGACGAGATCACGCTGGGCGGCCTGCCCGCGGGTCGCCCGACGCTGGTGTGCGGCTCGGCGGGCTGCGGCAAGTCGCTCTTCGCCTCGGAATTCCTCGTCCGCGGCATCCGCGAGTTTGGCGAGCACGGCGTGCTGATCACCTTCGAGGAGACGCCGGTGGACATCATCACGAATGTCGATTCGCTCGGTTGGGACATCCCCGGTCTGGTGAACGAGGGGAAGCTGGCGCTGGACCACGTGGTGGTGGACCGCCAGGCGATGGACGAGAATGGCGACTACGATCTGGAGGGCCTCTTCGTCCGCCTGCAGCTCGCGATCGAGTCCGTGAATGCGAAGCGCGTGGTGCTGGACACGATCGAGACGCTCTTCGCCGGCTTCAGCAACCAGACAGTTCTGCGCGCGGAGCTGCGCCGCCTCTTTGACTGGCTGAAGGACCGCGGGATGACCACGGTGATCACGGGCGAGCGCGGCGATGGCCAGCTCACGCGGCAGGGGCTGGAGGAGTATGTCTCGGACTGCGTGGTGCTGCTGGACCACCGCGTGGTGGGCCAGATCTCGACGCGGCGGATGCGCGTGGTGAAGTACCGCGGCTCCGCCCACAGCGCGAACGAGTTCCCCTTCCTGATCGACTCCGAGGGGATGTCGGTGCTGCCGATCACGGCGACATCGATGGACTACGATGTCTCCGACAAGCGCCTGCCTACGGGCGTGGCGGCGCTGGATGAGATGCTGGGCGGCGGCTACTATGAAGGTAGTTGCATCCTGCTGAGCGGGTCCTCCGGCACGGGCAAGTCCACGCTGGCGGCGCACCTGGCGGAGAAGACCTGCCAGGAGGGGAAGCGCTGCCTTTACTTCTCCTTCGAGGAAAGCCCGAAGCAGATCGTGCGGAACATGCGCTCGATCGGCCGGGAGTTGCAGCCGCACCTGGACAGCGGGCTGCTGCAGATCGCCTCTTCGCGTCCGACGGCCTACGGCCTGGAGATGCACCTGGTGAAGATGCACAAGGCCGTGCTGGAATTCGCACCCGACGTGGTGATCGTCGATCCGATCTCGAATCTGAATACCGCGGCGACGTCCGAGGAGAGCACACAGATGCTGCTGCGCCTGGTGGACCTGCTGCGGGCAAAAGGCATCACCACCCTCCTCATCAGCCTGGTACAGGGAAGCGGTGCCGGGCTGGAGACCAGCGGCGAGAATCTCAGCTCGATGGTGGATACCTGGCTGCTGGTGCGCGACGTGGAGTCCTACGGCGAGCGGAACCGCGTGCTCTACGTGCTGAAGTCGCGCGGGATGCGCCACTCGAACCAGCTCCGCGAATTCCTCATCACCAGCGAGGGCGTGGACCTCATCCCCGCCTACCTGGGCTCGGAGGGCGTGCTGACCGGCTCCGCCCGCCTGGCGCAGCAGCAGCGCGAGGCGGTGACCGCCGCCGTGGAGTCCGACCT from Luteolibacter flavescens encodes:
- the kaiC gene encoding circadian clock protein KaiC encodes the protein MHAHAPEEKLVPHRLVKAPTGIKGFDEITLGGLPAGRPTLVCGSAGCGKSLFASEFLVRGIREFGEHGVLITFEETPVDIITNVDSLGWDIPGLVNEGKLALDHVVVDRQAMDENGDYDLEGLFVRLQLAIESVNAKRVVLDTIETLFAGFSNQTVLRAELRRLFDWLKDRGMTTVITGERGDGQLTRQGLEEYVSDCVVLLDHRVVGQISTRRMRVVKYRGSAHSANEFPFLIDSEGMSVLPITATSMDYDVSDKRLPTGVAALDEMLGGGYYEGSCILLSGSSGTGKSTLAAHLAEKTCQEGKRCLYFSFEESPKQIVRNMRSIGRELQPHLDSGLLQIASSRPTAYGLEMHLVKMHKAVLEFAPDVVIVDPISNLNTAATSEESTQMLLRLVDLLRAKGITTLLISLVQGSGAGLETSGENLSSMVDTWLLVRDVESYGERNRVLYVLKSRGMRHSNQLREFLITSEGVDLIPAYLGSEGVLTGSARLAQQQREAVTAAVESDLQRMNRLKLEQKKRALDAQIEVLRAEHLAAQEELERMTSDQRTRDDVTASDSAAMNLSRNRQ
- a CDS encoding GAF domain-containing protein; the encoded protein is MELPACSNTDRLEALRRYDILDSPKEEEFEKLVRLVTELFDVPIAAISFVDEHRQWFKAEVGLYCRETPLTCSICAHAVESGKELFVVRDASCDLRTTVNPAVTGSPHIRFYAGAVMRSPDGHALGTLLIVDRKPRELTEVEGRLLRTLARHVVLLVEARLGTSAAGN